One segment of Fimbriimonadaceae bacterium DNA contains the following:
- a CDS encoding PHP domain-containing protein, with translation EIDRLNRDLTDMRLLKGIEVDILEDGSLDLPDDVLGRLDLVVGAVHSRFNLSKQKQTDRILKAMDHPHFSILAHPSGRLIGRREPYDVDMVRIIRKARERGCFLEVNAHPERLDLTDIHCQMAREEGVLLAVNSDAHSTADLDDRRFGVGQARRGWLQKADVLNTRSYAEVTRLLRRTMDT, from the coding sequence CGAGATCGACCGGTTGAACAGGGACCTCACGGACATGCGCCTGTTGAAAGGGATTGAGGTCGATATTCTCGAAGACGGCTCGCTCGATTTGCCGGATGACGTGCTCGGTCGCTTAGACCTGGTGGTCGGCGCGGTTCATAGCCGCTTCAATCTCTCCAAGCAGAAACAAACCGACCGCATCCTGAAAGCCATGGACCATCCGCACTTTTCTATTCTGGCCCATCCCAGCGGCCGCCTCATCGGTCGCCGTGAGCCCTATGACGTGGACATGGTGCGCATTATCCGGAAAGCCCGTGAGCGCGGCTGCTTCCTGGAGGTGAACGCCCATCCGGAACGGTTGGACCTGACGGATATCCATTGCCAGATGGCGCGGGAGGAGGGGGTGCTGCTGGCCGTCAACAGCGACGCGCACAGCACGGCTGACCTCGATGACAGGAGATTCGGTGTCGGACAGGCGCGGCGGGGCTGGCTCCAGAAGGCGGATGTCCTCAACACGAGATCCTATGCGGAGGTGACACGATTGTTGCGGCGGACCATGGACACGTGA